Proteins from a single region of Sinorhizobium alkalisoli:
- a CDS encoding VOC family protein, with translation MLTQIKGLHHVTSMAANAQENSDFFTKTLGLRRVKKTVNFDDPEVYHLYYGDEIGTPGSVMTYFPFPHIAKGHPGAGEVGETLFAVAKDTLGFWKERLASRGVAGLSEHALRGEKRLGFKGPDGDAFSLVEVDGDPRPGWMSSEIDAGEAIKGFHGASLRLRDPGATRELLGFMGYQEVDRKGDWSRFVISGGNGADIVDLETVPQAGPARLGAGSVHHIAFAVDDRAAQLEVRKALIDTGYQVTPVIDRDYFWAIYFRTPGGVLFEIATNEPGFDRDEDTGHLGEALKLPSRYEPYRDQISRRLEPIRD, from the coding sequence ATGCTTACACAGATCAAAGGCCTTCACCACGTCACGTCGATGGCAGCCAATGCCCAGGAGAATAGTGATTTCTTCACCAAAACGCTCGGCCTGCGCCGGGTAAAGAAGACCGTGAACTTCGATGACCCGGAGGTGTATCACCTCTATTACGGCGACGAGATCGGCACGCCGGGCTCGGTGATGACCTATTTCCCGTTTCCCCATATTGCCAAGGGGCACCCGGGTGCCGGCGAAGTCGGCGAAACTCTTTTCGCCGTCGCCAAGGACACGCTCGGCTTTTGGAAGGAAAGACTCGCCTCGCGCGGCGTCGCGGGACTTTCGGAGCACGCACTCCGCGGCGAGAAGCGCCTTGGCTTCAAGGGGCCCGACGGGGACGCCTTCTCGCTGGTCGAGGTCGATGGTGATCCGCGTCCCGGTTGGATGAGCAGCGAGATCGACGCAGGCGAAGCCATCAAGGGCTTCCACGGCGCAAGTCTGCGCCTGAGGGATCCGGGTGCGACGCGGGAACTGCTCGGCTTCATGGGTTACCAGGAGGTGGACCGCAAGGGCGACTGGTCGCGCTTCGTCATCAGCGGCGGCAACGGTGCCGACATCGTCGATCTGGAAACGGTCCCCCAGGCCGGTCCCGCCCGCCTCGGCGCTGGCTCGGTGCATCATATCGCCTTCGCCGTGGACGATCGCGCGGCGCAGCTTGAGGTCCGAAAGGCTCTGATCGATACCGGCTATCAGGTTACGCCTGTCATAGACCGCGACTACTTCTGGGCGATCTACTTCCGCACCCCCGGCGGCGTGTTGTTCGAGATCGCGACCAATGAGCCGGGGTTTGACCGGGATGAGGACACCGGACACCTCGGTGAAGCCCTCAAGCTTCCCTCGCGCTACGAGCCCTATCGCGACCAGATCTCGCGCCGCCTCGAGCCAATCAGGGACTAG
- a CDS encoding sensor histidine kinase: MSIAVSTSTDKIIVDKSRVRRNKTVSRTVRATRQRLQTGSSAPSGFDREMLLLHIDSVLYGAIALPVLIALIAAAGVYLSGDRSILAWALMALSAHAVTIFLARKAKRDNIGPEKVATWRRRFLGGQVLMGVCWAIFALRDCDACGGVSFALFQGTGLFIALAATAIGTFLLRHALVYTFAPVIVALAVTSSTGGNPIHIGLTGMLSLSLAFLVFMTGRMNRANVHILSVQSEKDDLIAELEVAKSMSDEARRRAEEANLAKSRFLASMSHELRTPLNAILGFSEVMSSEVLGPLNNPTYKEYTVDIHRSGEHLLNLINEILDLSRIEAGKYELNEEAVNLVEIAEDCIGMVQLRARGKNITISEQFEQGMPSVWIDEKAMRQVTLNLLSNAVKFTPAGGEITVKSGWTAGGGQYISIKDNGPGIPEEEIPIVLSAFGQGSIAIKSAEQGTGLGLPIVQAILAKHNGQFILRSKLREGTEAIAILPPRRVLQSLPPVEDVPSPARRRKSFA; this comes from the coding sequence ATGAGCATCGCCGTCAGCACATCGACCGACAAGATCATCGTCGACAAATCGCGCGTCCGTCGGAACAAGACAGTTTCGAGAACCGTTCGCGCGACGCGGCAAAGGCTGCAAACCGGATCGTCCGCCCCCTCCGGCTTCGACCGCGAAATGCTCCTGCTCCACATCGACTCCGTGCTCTACGGAGCGATCGCCCTGCCGGTGCTCATCGCCCTGATCGCGGCCGCCGGCGTCTATCTTTCCGGCGACAGAAGCATTCTCGCCTGGGCGCTGATGGCGCTTTCGGCCCATGCAGTCACGATCTTTCTGGCGCGCAAGGCAAAGCGCGACAATATCGGTCCCGAAAAGGTTGCGACCTGGCGCCGACGGTTCCTTGGCGGTCAGGTCCTAATGGGGGTCTGCTGGGCGATCTTCGCGCTGCGGGACTGCGACGCCTGCGGCGGCGTCAGCTTCGCTCTTTTCCAAGGCACCGGGCTGTTTATAGCGCTCGCAGCCACGGCGATCGGCACATTCCTCTTGCGCCACGCCCTGGTCTACACCTTCGCGCCGGTCATCGTCGCACTTGCCGTCACGTCTTCGACCGGCGGCAACCCCATTCATATCGGTCTGACCGGCATGCTGTCACTGTCGCTCGCCTTCCTCGTCTTCATGACCGGCCGGATGAATCGCGCGAACGTCCATATCCTCTCGGTGCAGTCGGAGAAGGACGACCTGATCGCCGAACTCGAGGTGGCGAAATCCATGTCGGACGAGGCGCGCCGGCGCGCGGAGGAAGCCAATCTCGCAAAGTCCCGTTTTCTCGCATCCATGTCGCATGAGCTGCGCACCCCGCTCAATGCCATCCTCGGCTTCTCCGAGGTCATGTCGAGCGAGGTTCTGGGGCCACTCAACAATCCGACCTACAAGGAATACACGGTCGATATTCACCGCTCCGGCGAGCATCTCCTGAACCTCATCAACGAGATCCTCGACCTGTCCCGGATCGAGGCGGGCAAGTACGAGCTCAATGAAGAGGCCGTGAACCTGGTCGAGATCGCCGAAGACTGCATCGGCATGGTGCAACTGCGCGCGCGCGGAAAGAACATCACCATCAGCGAACAGTTCGAACAGGGCATGCCCTCCGTCTGGATCGATGAAAAGGCCATGCGCCAGGTGACGCTGAACCTCCTGTCGAATGCGGTGAAGTTCACGCCCGCCGGCGGCGAGATCACCGTCAAGAGCGGCTGGACCGCCGGCGGCGGCCAGTACATCTCGATCAAGGACAACGGCCCCGGCATTCCCGAGGAGGAAATCCCGATCGTCCTCTCGGCCTTCGGCCAGGGCTCCATCGCCATCAAGAGCGCCGAGCAGGGCACGGGCCTTGGCCTGCCGATCGTCCAGGCGATCCTCGCCAAGCACAACGGCCAGTTCATCCTGCGCTCCAAGCTTCGCGAAGGCACCGAGGCGATCGCCATCCTGCCGCCGCGCCGCGTGCTGCAGAGCCTGCCTCCGGTCGAGGATGTCCCCTCGCCCGCCCGCCGGCGCAAGAGCTTCGCTTAA
- a CDS encoding LysR family transcriptional regulator, whose protein sequence is MSGLSDIRVFLAVAQQRSFTAAARQLSMTPPTVTRAVSALEESLGVQLLLRTTRQVSLTSAGAVYAARIEPLIRQFDQAREDLREEHGDVAGLIRINAPLSLGQHILPDIVTGFRVEYPRTSVSLSLTDRLIDIVSDSFDLAVRVSEPPRDKSTIWRKLCRVRRILVASPGYLAAFGTPETPGDLDRHACIAYDEEAIAESWELTNGGRTRKARAGKVLAANNGELIARLAENGEGLALLPHFIVDDALARGTLKQVLGDWEPPELWLTLHYPPYEKLPMRVARFSDFFEKYVTHTRPL, encoded by the coding sequence ATGAGCGGCCTAAGCGATATTCGGGTATTCCTGGCTGTAGCGCAGCAGCGCAGCTTCACGGCCGCGGCCCGACAGCTGTCCATGACACCGCCGACCGTGACGCGCGCCGTCAGTGCGCTGGAGGAGAGCCTTGGCGTACAGCTCTTGCTGCGCACCACCCGTCAGGTTTCTCTGACGTCGGCCGGCGCCGTCTACGCGGCGCGCATCGAGCCGCTGATCAGACAGTTCGACCAGGCGAGGGAGGATCTGCGCGAAGAGCACGGCGATGTGGCCGGGCTGATCCGCATAAACGCGCCGCTGTCGCTCGGACAGCATATCCTGCCGGACATTGTCACTGGATTTCGGGTTGAATATCCCAGAACGAGCGTTTCTCTATCCTTGACGGACCGGCTCATCGACATCGTTTCCGACAGTTTCGATCTCGCCGTGAGGGTCTCGGAGCCGCCGCGCGATAAGTCGACGATATGGCGGAAGCTTTGTCGCGTGCGGCGTATTCTGGTTGCCTCCCCCGGCTATCTCGCCGCCTTCGGAACACCTGAGACGCCCGGCGACCTCGATCGCCATGCCTGTATCGCCTATGACGAGGAGGCGATCGCCGAGAGTTGGGAACTGACGAACGGCGGGCGGACGCGAAAGGCACGCGCCGGCAAGGTACTGGCGGCGAACAATGGCGAGCTTATCGCCAGACTGGCGGAAAACGGAGAAGGCCTAGCCCTGCTGCCGCACTTCATCGTCGACGATGCGCTGGCACGGGGCACGCTGAAGCAAGTCCTTGGCGACTGGGAACCTCCCGAACTCTGGCTGACGCTTCATTATCCGCCCTACGAGAAACTGCCGATGCGGGTTGCCAGGTTCTCGGACTTCTTCGAAAAGTACGTTACCCATACGCGTCCGCTGTAA
- a CDS encoding alpha/beta hydrolase, protein MTISSYQALVRAPGRNAPIVFAFHGTGGDEYQFAELIGQILPDAGLVSPRGDVSEFGALRFFRRTSEGAYDMEDLAIRTERMASFIAAHKAANLGRAIYGLGYSNGANILASVLFRHAGLFDRAALLHPLIPWIPANSERLRDRPILITAGQRDPICPLPLTEQLVDYFAAQKARVEASYHSGGHEIRPGELEALHAFLTLEQCNDK, encoded by the coding sequence ATGACCATCTCATCCTATCAGGCGCTCGTAAGGGCGCCCGGACGCAACGCGCCGATCGTCTTCGCCTTTCACGGCACGGGGGGAGACGAATATCAGTTCGCCGAGTTGATCGGGCAAATTTTGCCCGATGCCGGGCTGGTTTCGCCGCGCGGAGATGTCTCGGAGTTTGGCGCTCTGCGCTTCTTTCGTCGAACGAGCGAAGGCGCCTACGACATGGAGGACCTGGCAATACGAACAGAGCGGATGGCCAGTTTCATTGCCGCCCACAAAGCAGCAAATCTTGGGCGGGCAATATACGGCCTCGGCTATTCGAACGGGGCAAACATCCTTGCGTCGGTTCTGTTCAGGCATGCCGGCCTTTTCGACCGAGCCGCCCTGCTGCATCCACTCATTCCATGGATCCCCGCGAACAGTGAGCGGTTGAGGGATCGACCAATCCTGATCACCGCGGGGCAACGCGACCCGATCTGCCCGCTCCCGCTCACAGAGCAACTGGTCGACTATTTTGCCGCACAGAAGGCCCGCGTGGAGGCAAGCTACCATTCCGGAGGACATGAGATCCGACCCGGGGAGTTGGAAGCGTTGCACGCGTTCCTGACCTTAGAGCAGTGCAACGATAAGTGA